A genomic region of Arachis hypogaea cultivar Tifrunner chromosome 5, arahy.Tifrunner.gnm2.J5K5, whole genome shotgun sequence contains the following coding sequences:
- the LOC112802547 gene encoding uncharacterized protein isoform X1: MGSSEKVVAVIMVGGPTKGTRFRPLSFAIPKPLIPLAGQPMVHHPISACKRIPNLAQIYLIGFYDEREFALYVSSISNELKLPVRYLKEDKPHGSAGGLYYFRDIIMEDSPSHIFLLNCDVCCSFPLASMLEAHVKYGGMGTMLVIKVSAELASEFGELVADPTTNELLHYTEKPETFVSDLINCGVYIFTPDIFSAIQDVSTNREGRANLRRVSSFEALQYATRSIPPDFVRLDQDILSPLAGKKQLYTYETNDFWEQIKTPGISLKCSELYLAQYRHTSPHLLSSGDGTRSATIVGDVYIHPSAKVHPSAKIGPNASISANVRVGAGARLINCIILDDVEIKENAVVINSIVGWKSSIGRWSRAQAEGDYNKKLGITILGEAVTVEDEVVVVNSIVLPNKTLNVSVQEEIIL, translated from the exons ATGGGGAGCTCGGAGAAGGTTGTTGCTGTGATCATGGTGGGTGGACCCACCAAAg GGACCAGATTTAGGCCTCTTTCATTCGCCATTCCGAAACCCCTTATCCCTTTGGCTGGCCAGCCAATGGTTCATCATCCTATATCAGCTTGTAAGAGG ATACCCAATTTGGCACAAATATATCTGATTGGATTCTATGACGAGCGGGAATTTGCACTATATGTCTCTTCGATTTCAAATGAGCTGAAATTACCAGTAAG ATACTTGAAGGAGGATAAACCACATGGTTCAGCAGGTGGTCTTTACTACTTTAGAGATATTATCATGGAGGACAGTCCG TCACATATCTTCCTCCTAAATTGTGACGTCTGCTGCAGTTTCCCGTTAGCATCCATGCTTG AAGCACATGTAAAGTATGGTGGTATGGGGACAATGTTGGTAATCAAG GTTTCGGCTGAATTAGCCAGCGAATTTGGGGAGTTGGTTGCGGATCCAACAACTAATGAATTGCTGCATTATACTGAGAAGCCTGAGACTTTT GTTAGTGACTTAATAAATTGTGGAGTCTATATTTTCACGCCCGATATTTTTTCTGCCATCCAAGATGTATCCACAAATCGAGAAGGCAGAG CCAATCTTCGTCGTGTCTCCAGCTTTGAAGCACTCCAATATGCCACGAG GAGTATTCCTCCGGATTTTGTAAGACTGGATCAAGATATATTGTCACCCCTAGCTGGAAAGAAGCAACTATATACATATGAGACAAATGATTTCTGGGAGCAAATCAAAACTCCAGG AATATCCCTGAAATGCTCAGAGTTGTATCTTGCACAATACCGGCATACTTCACCGCATCTTTTATCCAGTGGAGATGGTACAAGAAGTGCGACCATTGTTGGTGATGTATATATTCATCCATCTGCGAAAGTTCATCCATCTGCAAAG ATTGGTCCCAATGCTTCTATCTCGGCAAATGTTCGTGTGGGTGCTGGTGCCAGGTTAATCAACTGTATCATCTTGGATGATGTTGAAATTAAG GAAAATGCAGTAGTTATAAATTCTATTGTTGGATGGAAGTCATCAATTGGAAGATGGTCACGAGCGCAG GCTGAAGGTGACTACAATAAAAAGCTTGGTATAACCATTCTAG GAGAAGCTGTGACAGTGGAAGATGAGGTGGTGGTGGTTAACAGCATTGTTCTTCCCAATAAGACTCTTAATGTCAGTGTACAAGAAGAAATCATCTTATAA
- the LOC112802547 gene encoding uncharacterized protein isoform X2 gives MVHHPISACKRIPNLAQIYLIGFYDEREFALYVSSISNELKLPVRYLKEDKPHGSAGGLYYFRDIIMEDSPSHIFLLNCDVCCSFPLASMLEAHVKYGGMGTMLVIKVSAELASEFGELVADPTTNELLHYTEKPETFVSDLINCGVYIFTPDIFSAIQDVSTNREGRANLRRVSSFEALQYATRSIPPDFVRLDQDILSPLAGKKQLYTYETNDFWEQIKTPGISLKCSELYLAQYRHTSPHLLSSGDGTRSATIVGDVYIHPSAKVHPSAKIGPNASISANVRVGAGARLINCIILDDVEIKENAVVINSIVGWKSSIGRWSRAQAEGDYNKKLGITILGEAVTVEDEVVVVNSIVLPNKTLNVSVQEEIIL, from the exons ATGGTTCATCATCCTATATCAGCTTGTAAGAGG ATACCCAATTTGGCACAAATATATCTGATTGGATTCTATGACGAGCGGGAATTTGCACTATATGTCTCTTCGATTTCAAATGAGCTGAAATTACCAGTAAG ATACTTGAAGGAGGATAAACCACATGGTTCAGCAGGTGGTCTTTACTACTTTAGAGATATTATCATGGAGGACAGTCCG TCACATATCTTCCTCCTAAATTGTGACGTCTGCTGCAGTTTCCCGTTAGCATCCATGCTTG AAGCACATGTAAAGTATGGTGGTATGGGGACAATGTTGGTAATCAAG GTTTCGGCTGAATTAGCCAGCGAATTTGGGGAGTTGGTTGCGGATCCAACAACTAATGAATTGCTGCATTATACTGAGAAGCCTGAGACTTTT GTTAGTGACTTAATAAATTGTGGAGTCTATATTTTCACGCCCGATATTTTTTCTGCCATCCAAGATGTATCCACAAATCGAGAAGGCAGAG CCAATCTTCGTCGTGTCTCCAGCTTTGAAGCACTCCAATATGCCACGAG GAGTATTCCTCCGGATTTTGTAAGACTGGATCAAGATATATTGTCACCCCTAGCTGGAAAGAAGCAACTATATACATATGAGACAAATGATTTCTGGGAGCAAATCAAAACTCCAGG AATATCCCTGAAATGCTCAGAGTTGTATCTTGCACAATACCGGCATACTTCACCGCATCTTTTATCCAGTGGAGATGGTACAAGAAGTGCGACCATTGTTGGTGATGTATATATTCATCCATCTGCGAAAGTTCATCCATCTGCAAAG ATTGGTCCCAATGCTTCTATCTCGGCAAATGTTCGTGTGGGTGCTGGTGCCAGGTTAATCAACTGTATCATCTTGGATGATGTTGAAATTAAG GAAAATGCAGTAGTTATAAATTCTATTGTTGGATGGAAGTCATCAATTGGAAGATGGTCACGAGCGCAG GCTGAAGGTGACTACAATAAAAAGCTTGGTATAACCATTCTAG GAGAAGCTGTGACAGTGGAAGATGAGGTGGTGGTGGTTAACAGCATTGTTCTTCCCAATAAGACTCTTAATGTCAGTGTACAAGAAGAAATCATCTTATAA
- the LOC112802548 gene encoding protein KINESIN LIGHT CHAIN-RELATED 3, with translation MPGIVTNGVHEDGETNEMNGNQSPSKENLTSVKSPRSSRSPPRHESSSQHHPADRVVEVEPSIEQLYENVCDMQSSDQSPSRRSFGSDADESRIDSELHHLVGGRMREVEIMEEEVEEEVEKEKRQRGNSSGEMSSRASSVSNDKKLDVNPEIQSATTSSVSSEKSVKTSNPPLGAEASPKSRPKGKSMAKSPAKSPAKSPAKSPAKPPAKPPASPKPVRGVTGVKKAKNSPLKKLVSNSQSESAQSVLVNPERAPILLKQARNLISSGDNPEKALELALQALRLFENFSDEKPSLELVMCLHVTAAIYCNLGQYNEAIPMLERSIEIPVIDEGQEHALAKFAGYMQLGDTYAMLGQLENSIMCYTTGFEIQRQVLGETDPRVGETCRYVAEANVQAVQFDEAERLCQMALDIHKANSSAPSLEEAADRRLMALICETKGNHEAALEHLVLASMAMAANGQEVDVAAVDCSIGDTYLSLSRYDEAVCSYQKALTIFKTYKGENHPAVGTVFVRLADLYNRTGKLRESKSYCESALKIYENPMAGVPPEEIASGFTNVSTIYESMNEPEQALKLLRKALEIYNDTPGQQSTIAGIEAQIGVMHYMMGNYAESYSTFKNAISKFRAIGEKRSAFFGIVLNQMGLACVQQYALSEATTLFEEAKDILEHEYGPYHPDTLGVYSNLAGTYDAVGRLEDAIQLLEYVVGMREEKLGTANPDVDEEKRRLNELLKEAGRVRSTKARSLETLLEANPPPSVNNLVINA, from the exons ATGCCGGGAATTGTTACGAATGGAGTTCATGAAGATGGGGAGACTAATGAGATGAATGGTAATCAGTCACCCTCAAAGGAAAACTTGACTTCTGTCAAGTCTCCAAGGAGTTCCCGAAGTCCTCCAAGACATGAAAGTTCCAGTCAGCATCATCCGGCTGATCGGGTGGTTGAGGTTGAGCCCTCGATCGAGCAGCTTTATGAAAATGTTTGTGACATGCAGAGTTCCGATCAGTCGCCATCAAGACGAAGTTTTGGATCTGATGCCGATGAGTCTAGAATTGATTCGGAGTTGCACCATTTAGTTGGTGGAAGGATGAGGGAAGTGGAGATAATggaggaggaagtggaagaggaaGTGGAAAAGGAAAAGAGGCAGCGAGGTAATTCTAGTGGTGAAATGTCTTCTAGAGCCAGTAGTGTATCCAATGATAAGAAATTGGATGTGAATCCTGAGATCCAATCTGCAACCACAAGTTCTGTTTCTTCAGAAAAATCAGTCAAAACATCAAACCCGCCATTGGGCGCCGAAGCTTCACCAAAATCAAGACCCAAGGGAAAAAGTATGGCAAAATCTCCTGCAAAGTCTCCTGCAAAGTCTCCTGCAAAATCTCCTGCCAAACCTCCTGCCAAACCTCCTGCTAGCCCTAAACCAGTTAGAGGAGTTACTGGGGTGAAGAAAGCGAAGAATTCTCCGCTGAAAAAGTTGGTTTCGAATAGCCAATCTGAGTCAGCTCAGTCAGTGCTAGTTAATCCAGAGAGGGCACCAATATTGCTGAAGCAAGCAAGAAATCTGATTTCGTCTGGGGATAATCCAGAGAAAGCTCTTGAATTAGCTCTACAAGCACTGAGACTGTTCGAGAATTTCAGTGATGAGAAACCGAGTTTGGAGCTGGTAATGTGTTTACATGTTACGGCAGCAATATACTGCAACTTGGGTCAATATAATGAGGCAATTCCAATGCTTGAGCGCTCAATTGAGATTCCTGTTATCGACGAAGGTCAAGAGCATGCTCTTGCTAAATTTGCCGGTTACATGCAGCTAGGTGACACCTATGCTATGCTGGGTCAGCTTGAAAATTCAATTATGTGTTACACAACAGGTTTTGAAATCCAGAGACAAGTTCTTGGGGAAACAGACCCAAGAGTTGGTGAAACTTGTCGGTATGTGGCGGAAGCTAATGTGCAAGCAGTGCAATTTGATGAAGCTGAAAGGCTATGCCAAATGGCTCTTGACATTCATAAAGCAAATAGTTCGGCCCCATCTCTTGAAGAGGCTGCTGATAGGCGGCTCATGGCCCTTATATGTGAAACAAAGGGAAACCACGAAGCGGCTCTTGAGCATCTTGTTTTAGCCAGCATGGCAATGGCAGCAAATGGCCAAGAAGTAGATGTAGCAGCTGTTGACTGCAGTATTGGAGACACATACTTATCCTTGTCACGATACGACGAGGCTGTTTGTTCTTATCAAAAAGCGTTAACAATTTTCAAGACCTACAAAGGAGAGAATCATCCAGCTGTGGGAACAGTCTTTGTGCGCTTGGCAGATTTGTACAACAGGACAGGAAAGTTAAGggaatcaaaatcatattgtgaGAGTGCACTCAAGATATACGAGAATCCAATGGCTGGAGTTCCTCCAGAGGAGATTGCTAGTGGTTTTACAAATGTTTCAACTATCTATGAGTCGATGAATGAGCCCGAGCAGGCACTCAAGCTACTGAGGAAGGCACTGGAGATATACAATGACACCCCCGGTCAACAAAGTACAATTGCAGGGATTGAAGCTCAAATTGGGGTAATGCACTACATGATGGGGAACTATGCCGAGTCTTACAGTACTTTTAAGAATGCTATCTCCAAGTTCCGTGCTATTGGAGAGAAGAGATCAGCATTCTTCGGCATTGTCCTTAATCAAATGGGACTTGCTTGTGTGCAGCAGTACGCCTTAAGCGAGGCTACAACTTTATTTGAAGAAGCAAAGGATATTTTGGAGCATGAGTATGGACCATATCATCCCGACACTCTTGGGGTATATAGTAATCTTGCTGGAACCTATGATGCAGTTGGCAG GCTGGAGGATGCAATTCAGCTTCTGGAATATGTTGTTGGTATGAGGGAGGAAAAACTCGGCACAGCAAACCCCGATGTCGACGAAGAGAAGAGAAGGTTGAATGAGCTATTGAAGGAAGCAGGTAGAGTTCGCAGCACAAAAGCCAGGTCACTTGAGACTCTTCTTGAGGCCAATCCTCCTCCTTCTGTAAACAACCTTGTCATCAACGCCTGA